A section of the Humulus lupulus chromosome 2, drHumLupu1.1, whole genome shotgun sequence genome encodes:
- the LOC133813976 gene encoding uncharacterized protein LOC133813976: protein MDELMGIEAIDFSDDQEETHENILTPQETETKLQRRSKIRMQFSKIMSSATNSKGIIGTSSSPSQFQANLAEIRVDLGESVRKVIPKLGLSGDLVKIEEEDIEDEVSFWNSSMVCWVWGANPQIQVMDGFFKRIWRTSGVDKIGLLKHGLFIVRFTSMESRDKVLAGGYPLFDKKPLMLKAWDPNVCIQKDDIRSIPIWIQVHNLDLKYWGARSLFKIVGQIGKPIREDSATKNRDRLQFARVMVEVSESQAFPSSISFVNEKSEMIRLDIFYEWKPTFCSICKGMGHENTDCRKQQQNTTHVTTVWKPKNDVSMSEEQNKENTPGLEISGNLGLGNTNDTTTKEQSIDKEGF from the coding sequence ATGGATGAATTGATGGGTATAGAGGCAATTGATTTTTCTGATGACCAAGAGGAGACCCATGAAAACATACTCACTCCTCAGGAGACTGAAACAAAGTTGCAGAGGCGTTCAAAAATTCGTATGCAATTTTCTAAAATCATGTCGAGTGCGACAAATTCAAAAGGTATTATTGGAACCTCTTCTTCACCGTCCCAATTTCAAGCGAATCTAGCTGAGATTAGGGTGGATTTAGGGGAGTCTGTGCGGAAGGTCATTCCGAAGTTAGGACTTAGTGGTGATCTTGTGAAAATTGAGGAAGAAGATATCGAAGATGAGGTTAGTTTCTGGAATTCCTCAATGGTGTGTTGGGTTTGGGGGGCTAATCCTCAAATTCAAGTCATGGATGGCTTCTTCAAGCGCATTTGGAGGACTTCGGGGGTGGATAAAATTGGACTATTGAAGCATGGCCTCTTTATAGTGCGGTTTACCTCTATGGAGAGTAGAGACAAGGTGCTTGCAGGAGGATATCCTCTTTTTGACAAGAAACCATTGATGCTTAAAGCTTGGGACCCTAATGTCTGCATACAGAAGGATGATATTAGATCAATACCCATTTGGATCCAAGTTCATAATCTGGATCTAAAATACTGGGGTGCTCGATCCTTATTCAAGATTGTTGGGCAGATTGGCAAGCCAATTAGAGAAGATTCGGCCACGAAGAATAGAGATCGTTTGCAGTTTGCCAGAGTGATGGTGGAGGTAAGTGAGTCACAGGCTTTTCCATCATCCATTAGTTTTGTGAATGAAAAATCTGAAATGATTCGCTTGGATATTTTCTATGAATGGAAGCCTACATTTTGTTCAATATGTAAAGGGATGGGACACGAAAATACTGATTGTCGCAAGCAACAGCAGAATACAACTCATGTGACAACAGTATGGAAACCTAAGAATGATGTCTCGATGTCTGAGGAACAGAACAAGGAAAACACGCCTGGGCTGGAAATTTCAGGGAATCTGGGTCTGGGGAACACTAATGACACCACCACAAAGGAACAGAGCATTGATAAGGAAGGATTTTAG